One Chrysiogenia bacterium DNA window includes the following coding sequences:
- the rpsG gene encoding 30S ribosomal protein S7 — translation MSRKSKAEKREILPDPKFHSPLVAKFINNVMLHGKKSTAETIVYDALDIVAEKSSADPLDVFRKAMEQVKPNVEVKSRRVGGANYQVPVEVSQDRRQALAMRWIIDNSRDRSGRSMREKLAAELLEASMGRGGAVRKREETHRMAEANKAFAHYRW, via the coding sequence ATGTCACGCAAGAGCAAGGCAGAAAAGCGGGAAATCCTTCCCGATCCGAAGTTTCACAGCCCGTTGGTGGCCAAGTTCATCAACAATGTGATGCTTCACGGCAAGAAGAGCACGGCTGAGACGATTGTCTACGACGCGCTCGATATCGTTGCCGAGAAGTCGAGTGCCGACCCGTTGGACGTGTTCCGCAAGGCGATGGAGCAGGTCAAGCCCAACGTCGAGGTCAAGAGCCGCCGTGTCGGTGGTGCCAACTACCAGGTGCCCGTCGAGGTGAGCCAGGACCGCCGTCAGGCGCTGGCAATGCGCTGGATCATCGACAACTCGCGCGATCGTTCGGGCCGCAGCATGCGTGAAAAGCTTGCTGCTGAACTACTGGAAGCTTCCATGGGTCGCGGCGGCGCGGTGCGCAAGCGCGAAGAAACCCATCGCATGGCCGAAGCCAACAAGGCTTTCGCCCACTATCGTTGGTAG
- the rpsL gene encoding 30S ribosomal protein S12 gives MPTINQLVRKGRNRQKTRTKSPALASCPQRRGVCTRVYTTTPKKPNSALRKVARVRLTNKFEVTSYIPGVGHNLQEHSVVLIRGGRVKDLPGVRYHIVRGTLDTVGVANRKQARSKYGVKRPK, from the coding sequence ATGCCAACGATTAATCAGCTCGTCCGCAAAGGACGCAACCGTCAGAAGACCCGCACGAAGTCGCCGGCCCTCGCAAGCTGTCCGCAGCGTCGTGGGGTCTGCACGCGTGTCTATACCACGACCCCGAAGAAGCCCAATTCGGCCCTTCGCAAGGTCGCTCGTGTGCGCCTGACCAACAAGTTTGAGGTCACATCCTATATCCCGGGTGTGGGTCACAACCTGCAGGAGCACTCGGTCGTGCTGATCCGCGGCGGTCGTGTGAAGGACCTTCCGGGCGTCCGCTATCACATTGTTCGCGGCACGCTCGATACCGTCGGCGTCGCAAACCGCAAGCAGGCGCGCTCCAAGTATGGCGTGAAGCGCCCGAAGTAA